GCTTGCTGCCGGTGATGGCACAGGTCGCGTACAACGATAGGAGACAAACATGAAACTAACGGATAAAGGATTAAGCGAAGATCGCTCACAATGGGAAGCACATCATGTAAACCTTCCTGCATTTGATGTTCAAGCAGTAAGAACACGTACCTATAATGAACCAACATGGTTGCATTTTGGTGCTGGGAATCTCTTTAGAGCATATCCAAGTGTGTTACAACAAACACTCTTAAACAAAGGAATTACAGATAAAGGAATCATTGTTGCGGAAGGATTTGATTATGAAATCATTGATGAAATATTCGCAAAGAATGATAACAATAGCTTATCGGTTACATTAAAAGGTGATGGCACAACGGAAATGAATGTGATATCCAGTGTCACTGAATCCTTGCGTATTGATCAAACAAATCGTCATGATTATGAACGCTTGATTGAGATATTCAAACAACCTAGCCTACAAATGGTCAGTTTTACAATTACTGAAAAAGGCTATAATGTGCATAAGGCAGATGGATCATTTTTTGATGATGTAGCCAATGATGTAACGCATGATATTACACTTGCAAACAGCTATATTGGAAAACTTGTCAGCCTCCTACACGAGCGATTTAAAGCAGGGGCATTCCCTTTAACTCTCGTAAGTATGGACAATTGCTCGCATAACGGAACCCGTCTTTATGAAGCAGTAACGACACTTGCGGATGCATGGCATGCTAATGAATTTGTAGATGCAGCATTTATTGCTTACATAAAAGACAGTGAAAAAGTTGCATACCCATGGTCAATGATCGACAAGATTACACCCCGTCCTGATGATTCAATCAAGGATCAACTTGCAGCTATGGGATTTACGGATAGTGCACCAATCGTTACCAAGCGTGGTAGCTATGTTGCGCCGTTTGTAAACGCAGAAGAAACAGAATACTTGGTCATTGAAGACATCTTTACGAATGGTCGTCCACCACTTGAAAAAGCCGGTGTGATTTTCTCAACACGAGAAACGGTTGATAAGGTAGAAAAAATGAAAGTATGTACATGCCTTAATCCATTACATACAGCACTCGCAATCTTTGGGTGTGTTTTATCTTACGATAAAATTTCCGAGGAAATGAAGGATGAAGACCTTGTTGCACTGATCAAGAAAGTGGGCTATGTCGAGGGATTGCCAGTTGTGGTAAACCCAGGCATTATCGATCCAAAATTATTTATTGACGAAGTTATCAATGTCCGCTTCCCAAATCCATTTATGCCAGATACACCTCAACGAATTGCAACAGACACATCGCAGAAACTTTCAATTCGATTCTTAGAGACAGTTAAAGCATATGTTGCAAGCCCAACATTGGATGTAAACAGTTTGGAAGCAATTCCCTTTGTACTTGCAGGGTGGTGCCGCTATTTAATGGGTATCAATGATGATGGACAACCTTTTGAAATCAGTAATGATCCCTTGTTGAGTGAAGTTCAACCACACGTAAGTATGGTTAAACTTGGTGAAGCGAAAGATTACGCTGAAATACTAAAACCCATTCTATTAAACCGTGCTGTATTCTCAATTGATCTCTACGAAGCAGGACTCGCACCAAAAATTGTTGACTACTTTACTGCAATGGTTTCGGGACCAGGTGCCGTTCGTGAGACACTTAGAAAGTTAGTGAAATAAATGATTGAACAACTTAAAAAACAACTTGAGGTTCTAGAGTTTAAACTTTACGAACCGTCAATTCAAACTGTAGATGAAACTGTATATGCCCTTGCAGACGGTGAAGACCGTTTGCTTGTGGTATGGGGTTCTCATGCAAGTGATGCGTTCGATGCACTCATCCGTACATCTCTTGACGATAAACCGTTGATACTGTGTCATTTGAATCACGAAAACTATTGTCTCTTAGGTCACGTATTTCCTTGGATTCGTCCACAAAGTCGAGGCAGTCATCGATACTCAATGGGATTGGGAGATCGTTTGGGCATTGCAACACAAGCCCACATTAATCTTTTCAAAGACCATGATGTATTCCCAATCTTTGCCCAACAATCAATTCGTGAACTCACACTGACATCGCGTACCATTAATGATGTCATCGAATCTGCAGCTTGGTCAGTATTTGCAGAAGGCTTCACGAAAGGATATGGAGCAGATGGGGATCACTTAAAACATCCTCACGAAGTCGAATATGCACTCGAATCGGGATGTTCCATGATTACCCTTGACTGTTCAGAGTACATTAACAACCATGTGATGTCCCTCAGCAACAGTGAACTTGTAGAACTTTATGAAACCTTAGATGCAACACAACGTTTAGCATATGAAGCGCGTTATTTGGATACATCTTTTGATTTGGGTACAACAGTTGTAACTTTTACAAAAGAATCCCTAATGCAATCGGTTCTCATCTATGCTAAAGCAATTGATTTCTCACACATGATTTATGAAAAGCAAATTGTTGGTCGTCCCATTGATTTTGAAATATCGATTGATGAAACGGATGTTCCAACAACACCAGAAAACCATTTCTTTTATGGCAATGAGCTGAAAATTAGGAATGTTATTGTCTCAACAATGGCACCTCGTTTCTGTGGTGAGTTCCAAAAGGGAATTGATTATATTGGTGATATTGAACAGTTCGCAGTTGAATATCGTATCCATGAAGCAATTGCTGAATACTTTGGATACACCGTAAGTGTACACTCAGGAAGTGATAAGTTCTCGGTTTTCCCAACTGTGGGTACCGTGTCAAAACGCGGATGGCATGTTAAAACGGCAGGAACAAATTGGCTCGAAGCACTCCGTGTTATCGCGCTATGTGAGCCAAAACTCATGATTGAAATCTATGACTTTGCTCTCGAAAATCTGGACAAAGCCAAGGCGTATTACCATATTAATGCAACACGTGAGATGGGAATTGCGTTAGAAACAGTCAGTGCAACCAACGCAGAATCACTCTTAAATGATGACATGACGCGTCAAATCTTACATGTCACTTATGGTCTTATCTTAAGTGAGAAACGTGATGGAAACGCTGTATTCAAAGACCGAATTTATGATGTACTCAACACGAATTTCGCAGTTTATCAAACGGTGTTAAATAAACACATTGGTAAACATGTTTCATTATTGGGACGATAAGGAGGGAATTGCGATGTTTTTAAATGATGATTTTTTACTCACAACGGATGTGGCAAAAACTTTATTTCATGATTACGCAAAGAAACAGCCTATTGTTGACTACCATTGCCACTTAAGTCCTCAAGAAATTTATGAAGATAAAAACTTTTCGACAATCACTGAAGCGTGGCTTTATGGTGATCATTACAAATGGCGTCTAATGCGTGCAAATGGTATTGATGAATCACTCATCACAGGGAATGGTTCAGATTATGATAAGTTTATGGCCTGGGCGAAAACATTACCCCATGCGATTGGGAATCCACTTTATGCATGGACCCATTTGGAGTTAAAGCGATTCTTTGGAATCGACACAATTCTCAATGAAGAAACAGCAGATGCGATTTGGCATGAGGCCAATACCAAACTTCTTGAAAAGAAGATGAGCCGTCGTAATTTGATTCGTAATTCAAATGTCAAAGTCATCTGTACAACAGATGACCCAATTGATGATTTGCATTACCATGAGCTCATTGCTCAAGATGAAAATGAATTTCGTGTACTACCTACTTTCCGTCCCGACAAGGCGCTAAATATTCATCATGACTCATTTAATACATGGTTGAAGGCTTTAGAAGCTGTGGTTGGATATTCAATTGATACGCACCAAAAACTCTTGGATGCCTTAGAGCAGCGTGTATCATTCTTTCATGAGATGCAATGCCGACTTTCAGATCACGCATTGGATACGGTATATTTTGCAAAGTCTGATACTCAAACACTCGATGCAATCTTGATTAAAGCACGTACAGGTGAATCCATCAGTACGGATGATGTTGCCCAACACATGACCAGTGTCTTGTTGCATTTATTCAAATGTTATCATGATCGTAAATGGACGATGCAATTACACATGCATGCCTTCCGAAATGTGAATACAGCACAATTGAAAAAACTGGGTCCCGATACGGGCTATGATGGCATTAACGATGCTTTATTAATGAAACCATTATCATCCTTGTTGGATGCAGCAGAACAAAATGATGCATTACCGCGTACAATCCTCTATTCTTTGAATTCAAAAGACTATGATGTGTTATTGGCCATGATGGCAAGCTTTCAAAAAGACAGCGTTATGAAGATTCAATTGGGTTCGGGTTGGTGGTTTAACGATACCCGTTCAGGAATGCGCAAACAGATTTCAAGCTTGGCAGAGCATAGCCTCTTGGGTCATTTTGTAGGGATGTTAACGGACTCGCGCAGTTTTCTTTCATACACACGCCACGAATATTTCCGTCGTGTTTTGTGTGAACTTGTTGGGGAATGGGTTGATCGTGGTGAACTTCCTGATGACATGTCAGTGTTGGGTTCAATCATAAACAAAATTGCATACACCAACGCGAATGAACTATTTCAATAATTTTCGCGGATAAAGTATATAATAGTGTATAGGTGAGGTGCTAATATGAATCCAAAATTAGGAAGCAAAGTTACAATTAATGAAGTCGCAGAACGCGCCGGTGTTTCCAAAACAACCGTTTCTCGGTATATCAATGGCAAGTATGAGTCGATGTCGGTAGCAACACGTGAGAATCTTGAAATGATTATTCGTGAGCTTGACTACCGTCCAAGTAAAACGGCACAACGGCTGAAAGCAGATAAAACAGGGATTGTAGGTTGTGTTATTGCGGATATCCGTAGTAGTTTCTCAACAAATCTTGTCAAAGGAATCAACGATGTTTGTGCAGCACGGGACTACCAAGTGCTGTTTGCAAACACCGACAATGATCCCATAAATGAACAAAAGAGTATTGTCTCGCTTCTTGATAATAAGTTAGACGGACTCATTGTGAATACAACAGGAAGCAATGATGAATTTCTGATTGACCTTGATGCACAAGGGGTTCCCATTGTCATGGCGGACCGCTACCTTGAAAATGACCAAATCTTGGACATCGTTACTTCAACGAATTATGTGTCATCTTTTGAGTGTGTCAAATTTTTAAAAGATCAGGGTTATGATAAGGTCTACTTTGTTTCACAGACAATGGGAAACAATCGAAACCGTCTGATCCGTCATCAAGCCTATTGTGATGCCATGCAGTCTTACTTTGGAATGGATGGCAACACGAGCTCTTACTTCATATGTGGAGAAGACTGTGATGGTGAAGAAAACCAAGTCTTGGATATTCTTAAAGACATTCAAGCACAAAACGAACATAACAATGTTTGCATCTTTGCCGTAAATGGAACGGTACTATTAGAACTTGTAAAAACGATGAAAGAGAATGACTACCAAATTGGAAAAGACTTTGGTTTGTGTGGGTTTGACGATTGGGAATGGGCATCATTAATTGATCCTGGGATTACAACGATACGTCAAGATACATACATGACTGGAGTATTATCCGCAAATATTCTCATTGATCGTATTGAAAATAAAGACAATGGAGATAAACGATTGGTTGAACTTCCAACAGAAATAATCAAGAGGAATTCCACAACCATTCTAGAATAGAGGTTAATATGTCAGACGTACTACTTTTTGGAGAAGCAATGGCACTCTTTGTTGCGGATGAAGTCGGATCACTTGTTGATGTCAATAAATACACACGTACAATTGCGGGTGCAGAAGTTAATGTTGCGGTTGGTTTGTCTCGATTGGGACATGATGTAACCTATCTTACCCGACTGGGTAATGATTCGTTAGGGAAATACATCACCAACTTTCTTGTTCAAGAAGGCATCGATATTCGTAACATTAGCTATGATTCAGTGTATCGAACTGGGATTCAACTCAAGAACAAAGTAGAGAAAGGCGATGCTTATGCGCCTTATTTCCGAAAAGGAAGTGCTGCATCACAAATTGATGCAAGCATTGTAGATACGATTGACTTTAGCCAATTTAAATTAATCCATGTGACTGGTATTGCACTTGCAATTTCTCCTTCATTTCGCGAATTGTCCTTCGCAATTGTAAGACAAGCCAGAGACCGTGGTATTACAATTTCTTTTGACCCAAACTTGCGTCCGAAATTATGGGATACGCAAGCAGAAATGATTGCAACCATCAATGAAATGGCGACATACGCCGATATTATTTTGCCAGGTATTTCCGAAGGTCAAATACTTACAGGGGAACAAACGGAATCTGAAATTGCTGCATTTTATCACCATCGCGGTGTTCGCGATGTTGTGATCAAGATTGGTGATCAGGGGTCGTATGTTTCTGGACAAAACATTGAGAAAGTCGTTCCTGGTTTTAAAGTTGATACAATCGTCGATACTGTTGGTGCTGGTGATGG
The window above is part of the Erysipelothrix sp. HDW6C genome. Proteins encoded here:
- a CDS encoding sugar kinase, whose protein sequence is MSDVLLFGEAMALFVADEVGSLVDVNKYTRTIAGAEVNVAVGLSRLGHDVTYLTRLGNDSLGKYITNFLVQEGIDIRNISYDSVYRTGIQLKNKVEKGDAYAPYFRKGSAASQIDASIVDTIDFSQFKLIHVTGIALAISPSFRELSFAIVRQARDRGITISFDPNLRPKLWDTQAEMIATINEMATYADIILPGISEGQILTGEQTESEIAAFYHHRGVRDVVIKIGDQGSYVSGQNIEKVVPGFKVDTIVDTVGAGDGFAAGLISGIIEKLSLEEAVKRANAIGAIQVTHWSDNEGLPTHEELIAFMDSKSQRCA
- a CDS encoding mannitol dehydrogenase family protein; the encoded protein is MKLTDKGLSEDRSQWEAHHVNLPAFDVQAVRTRTYNEPTWLHFGAGNLFRAYPSVLQQTLLNKGITDKGIIVAEGFDYEIIDEIFAKNDNNSLSVTLKGDGTTEMNVISSVTESLRIDQTNRHDYERLIEIFKQPSLQMVSFTITEKGYNVHKADGSFFDDVANDVTHDITLANSYIGKLVSLLHERFKAGAFPLTLVSMDNCSHNGTRLYEAVTTLADAWHANEFVDAAFIAYIKDSEKVAYPWSMIDKITPRPDDSIKDQLAAMGFTDSAPIVTKRGSYVAPFVNAEETEYLVIEDIFTNGRPPLEKAGVIFSTRETVDKVEKMKVCTCLNPLHTALAIFGCVLSYDKISEEMKDEDLVALIKKVGYVEGLPVVVNPGIIDPKLFIDEVINVRFPNPFMPDTPQRIATDTSQKLSIRFLETVKAYVASPTLDVNSLEAIPFVLAGWCRYLMGINDDGQPFEISNDPLLSEVQPHVSMVKLGEAKDYAEILKPILLNRAVFSIDLYEAGLAPKIVDYFTAMVSGPGAVRETLRKLVK
- a CDS encoding tagaturonate epimerase family protein, encoding MIEQLKKQLEVLEFKLYEPSIQTVDETVYALADGEDRLLVVWGSHASDAFDALIRTSLDDKPLILCHLNHENYCLLGHVFPWIRPQSRGSHRYSMGLGDRLGIATQAHINLFKDHDVFPIFAQQSIRELTLTSRTINDVIESAAWSVFAEGFTKGYGADGDHLKHPHEVEYALESGCSMITLDCSEYINNHVMSLSNSELVELYETLDATQRLAYEARYLDTSFDLGTTVVTFTKESLMQSVLIYAKAIDFSHMIYEKQIVGRPIDFEISIDETDVPTTPENHFFYGNELKIRNVIVSTMAPRFCGEFQKGIDYIGDIEQFAVEYRIHEAIAEYFGYTVSVHSGSDKFSVFPTVGTVSKRGWHVKTAGTNWLEALRVIALCEPKLMIEIYDFALENLDKAKAYYHINATREMGIALETVSATNAESLLNDDMTRQILHVTYGLILSEKRDGNAVFKDRIYDVLNTNFAVYQTVLNKHIGKHVSLLGR
- the uxaC gene encoding glucuronate isomerase; translation: MFLNDDFLLTTDVAKTLFHDYAKKQPIVDYHCHLSPQEIYEDKNFSTITEAWLYGDHYKWRLMRANGIDESLITGNGSDYDKFMAWAKTLPHAIGNPLYAWTHLELKRFFGIDTILNEETADAIWHEANTKLLEKKMSRRNLIRNSNVKVICTTDDPIDDLHYHELIAQDENEFRVLPTFRPDKALNIHHDSFNTWLKALEAVVGYSIDTHQKLLDALEQRVSFFHEMQCRLSDHALDTVYFAKSDTQTLDAILIKARTGESISTDDVAQHMTSVLLHLFKCYHDRKWTMQLHMHAFRNVNTAQLKKLGPDTGYDGINDALLMKPLSSLLDAAEQNDALPRTILYSLNSKDYDVLLAMMASFQKDSVMKIQLGSGWWFNDTRSGMRKQISSLAEHSLLGHFVGMLTDSRSFLSYTRHEYFRRVLCELVGEWVDRGELPDDMSVLGSIINKIAYTNANELFQ
- a CDS encoding LacI family DNA-binding transcriptional regulator, yielding MNPKLGSKVTINEVAERAGVSKTTVSRYINGKYESMSVATRENLEMIIRELDYRPSKTAQRLKADKTGIVGCVIADIRSSFSTNLVKGINDVCAARDYQVLFANTDNDPINEQKSIVSLLDNKLDGLIVNTTGSNDEFLIDLDAQGVPIVMADRYLENDQILDIVTSTNYVSSFECVKFLKDQGYDKVYFVSQTMGNNRNRLIRHQAYCDAMQSYFGMDGNTSSYFICGEDCDGEENQVLDILKDIQAQNEHNNVCIFAVNGTVLLELVKTMKENDYQIGKDFGLCGFDDWEWASLIDPGITTIRQDTYMTGVLSANILIDRIENKDNGDKRLVELPTEIIKRNSTTILE